In Electrophorus electricus isolate fEleEle1 chromosome 14, fEleEle1.pri, whole genome shotgun sequence, a single window of DNA contains:
- the LOC113581561 gene encoding zinc finger MIZ domain-containing protein 1-like isoform X2, with protein sequence MASFSSMDRHIQQTNDRLLCIKQHLQNPANFQTAATELLDWCSDQRAFQRPFEQSLMGCLTVVSRVATQRGFDMDLGYRLLAVCAANREKFTPKSAALLSSWCEELGRLLLLRHQRNRQNDPAAKTPIQSSMKPALSHGDGSYPFDSVPWQQNTNQAPGSVSVVTTVWGVTNTSQSQVLGNNMTNPNPHMNPASNPMAGGIGGAMTPGPFPGQQQQFSAKGGGNESYMQQGMYGRGSYPEPGAYGGSYGGGTNGPGAMGINPNSRPHSDFSQPAAAAAAAAVAAAAATATATATATVAALQETQNKDMSQYGPMCSSFQMGANQTYGGQFLSTAAPRGPPALQSSLTPGGMAGTPMGIGQPRGQMGPYGGQRMPQQGYPSGRTQNLPMKRPYPGDASYGGQQCGPNGQFTPQQGQYAAPNGSRSLLSPNYPSQRVPGQGQNPGQYPPSGPGLGHFYKEPFNSPSNNFSGSFQYSQGNTSGPTRPMGNYSHSPLPGNPTPPMTPGNSIPSYLSPSPDVKPPFPPDIKPGMSSLPPPSSCGEELRLTFPVRDGVVLEPFRLEHNLAVSNHVFHLRPSVHQTLMWRSDLELQFKCYHHEDRQMNTNWPASVQVSVNATPLTIERGDNKTSHKPLLLKQVCQPGRNTIQITVTACCCSHLFVLQLVHRPSVRSVLQGLLKKRLLPAEHCITKVKRNFSSVVVSAGTGGINSEDGVEQTAIKVSLKCPITFRRIQLPSRGHDCKHVQCFDLESYLQLNCERGTWRCPVCNKTALLEGLEVDQYMWGILNAVQNSEFEEVTIDPSCSWRPVPVKPDGKIKEDPDGPLLKRLKSMSPSQMVLPNVMDMIAQLGPGLRPYSGASTLSQQNSTNHGEFHSQGNSYQGHGSFDYPHSNVAEGSVNELMQGSQLSHPPSDPPTSSLLPADKPLPLCPIDTVSRADQSQNPLHHSLHGSPHSISQLGQLVQHSSPCQPSRPSPNQQTQAPGSRMHPDLTFNPSNSLEGQTGGQGISDIPEPSLDLLPDLANPDDLLSYLDPPELPSSSNDDLLSLFENN encoded by the exons ctctccTGTCTTCATGGTGTGAGGAGTTGGGGCGGCTCCTCCTGCTTCGGCAccagaggaacagacagaacGATCCTGCGGCAAAAACTCCCATACAGAGCAGCATGAAACCCGCACTTAGCCATGG CGATGGATCTTATCCATTTGATTCTGTTCCTTGGCAACAGAACACTAATCAGGCACCTGGATCAGTCTCTGTAGTAACCACTGTCTGGGGTGTGACCAACACCTCCCAGAGTCAG gtttTGGGGAACAATATGACAAATCCCAACCCCCATATGAACCCTGCTAGTAACCCAATGGCTGGAGGGATAGGAGGGGCCATGACCCCAGGGCCGTTTCCTGGGCAACAGCAGCAGTTCTCAGCCAAGGGTGGGGGCAATGAGAGCTACATGCAGCAGGGCATGTATGGGAGGGGCAGCTACCCTGAGCCAGGGGCATACGGGGGCAG TTATGGGGGAGGTACTAATGGCCCTGGTGCAATGGGCATTAATCCAAACTCCCGCCCCCATTCTGACTTCAGCcaaccagctgctgctgctgctgctgctgctgttgctgctgcagctgccacAGCAACTGCTACTGCCACGGCAACAGTTGCTGCCCTTCAAGAGACCCAGAACAAGGACATGAGTCAGTATGGGCCA ATGTGCTCTTCGTTCCAGATGGGTGCGAACCAGACGTATGGGGGGCAGTTCCTTAGCACCGCTGCCCCACGAGGACCCCCAGCTCTCCAGAGCTCTCTGACCCCAGGGGGCATGGCAGGTACTCCCATGGGCATTGGACAACCCCGGGGGCAGATGGGGCCTTATGGAGGTCAGAGAATGCCCCAGCAGGGTTACCCCAGTGGCCGCACACAGAACCTGCCTATGAAGAGGCCCTACCCTGGAGAT GCTAGCTATGGCGGGCAGCAATGTGGACCAAACGGACAGTTTACACCCCAGCAGGGGCAGTACGCTGCACCAAATGGCTCCAGGTCCTTACTCTCCCCTAACTATCCCAGCCAGAGGGTCCCAGGGCAGGGGCAGAACCCTGGGCAGTACCCCCCCAGTGGGCCAGGCCTAGGGCACTTCTATAAG GAGCCTTTTAACTCTCCGAGTAATAACTTCAGTGGCAGCTTCCAGTACAGTCAGGGGAATACGAGCGGC CCTACAAGGCCAATGGGTAACTACTCCCATTCTCCATTGCCGGGGAACCCCACGCCCCCGATGACCCCAGGAAATAGTATTCCATCATATCTGTCACCAAGTCCGGATGTTAAACCTCCCTTCCCTCCAGACATCAAACCTGGCATGAGCTCTCTGCCGCCCCCCA GTAGCTGTGGGGAGGAGCTGAGGTTAACATTCCCTGTGCGGGACGGTGTGGTGCTGGAGCCCTTCAGACTGGAACACAACCTGGCCGTCAGTAACCACGTATTCCACCTGCGGCCCTCTGTCCATCAGACCCTGATGTGGAg GTCTGACTTAGAGCTACAGTTTAAGTGCTACCATCACGAGGACCGTCAGATGAACACTAACTGGCCTGCATCGGTGCAGGTGAGCGTCAATGCCACACCACTCACCATCGAGCGCGGAGACAACAAGACATCCCACAAACCCCTGCTCCTCAAGCAAGTGTGCCAGCCTGGAAGGAACACCATCCAGATCACTGTCACAGCCTGCTGCTGT TCGCACCTATTCGTGCTGCAGCTGGTGCACAGACCGTCTGTGCGCTCCGTTCTACAGGGTTTACTGAAAAAACGCCTGCTGCCTGCTGAACACTGCATCACTAAAG TGAAGAGAAATTTCAGCAGCGTCGTGGTTTCTGCTGGTACTGGTGGTATAAACAGCGAGGATGGGGTGGAGCAGACAGCCATTAAGGTCTCACTGAAATGTCCCATCACATTCCGGCGGATCCAGCTTCCGTCACGGGGACATGACTGCAAACATGTGCAG TGTTTCGATTTGGAATCATATTTGCAGCTAAACTGCGAGAGAGGAACCTGGAGATGTCCTGTGTGCAA taAAACCGCCCTGTTAGAGGGTTTGGAGGTCGATCAGTACATGTGGGGAATTTTGAACGCTGTCCAGAA TTCGGAGTTTGAGGAAGTGACAATCGACCCGTCATGTAGCTGGCGGCCGGTGCCGGTCAAACCAGACGGTAAGATCAAGGAGGACCCAGATGGGCCACTGCTCAAGCGCCTTAAGAGCATGAGCCCTAGCCAGATGGTGCTGCCCAATGTGATGGATATGATTGCACAGCTGGGGCCTGGGCTAAGGCCGTACTCCGGTGCAAGCACTCTGTCCCAACAAAACAGCACGAACCATGGCGAGTTCCATAGCCAAG GTAACAGTTACCAGGGCCATGGTAGCTTTGATTATCCCCATAGCAATGTAGCAGAAGGATCAGTGAATGAGTTGATGCAGGGGTCACAACTGTCCCACCCCCCCTCAGACCCACCCACCAGCAGCCTTCTGCCAGCGGACAAACCTCTCCCACTCTGCCCCATAGACACG GTCTCTCGTGCAGATCAATCCCAGAATCCCTTACATCACAGTTTACATGGGTCTCCACACTCCATTAGTCAATTAGGACAGCTGGTTCAACACAGTAGCCCATGTCAGCCCTCCAGACCATCCCCCAATCAGCAGACCCAAGCCCCTGGCAGCCGCATGCACCCAGACTTGACCTTTAACCCTTCGAACAGCTTGGAGGGCCAGACAGGAGGACAGGGAATCTCAGACATACCGGAGCCTTCTTTAGAT CTTCTCCCTGACTTGGCCAACCCAGATGACCTGCTGTCCTACCTGGACCCACCAGAGCTTCCGAGCAGCAGCAATGATGACCTGCTCTCGCTCTTTGAGAacaactga
- the LOC113581561 gene encoding zinc finger MIZ domain-containing protein 1-like isoform X3 codes for MASFSSMDRHIQQTNDRLLCIKQHLQNPANFQTAATELLDWCSDQRAFQRPFEQSLMGCLTVVSRVATQRGFDMDLGYRLLAVCAANREKFTPKSAALLSSWCEELGRLLLLRHQRNRQNDPAAKTPIQSSMKPALSHGDGSYPFDSVPWQQNTNQAPGSVSVVTTVWGVTNTSQSQVLGNNMTNPNPHMNPASNPMAGGIGGAMTPGPFPGQQQQFSAKGGGNESYMQQGMYGRGSYPEPGAYGGSYGGGTNGPGAMGINPNSRPHSDFSQPAAAAAAAAVAAAAATATATATATVAALQETQNKDMSQYGPMCSSFQMGANQTYGGQFLSTAAPRGPPALQSSLTPGGMAGTPMGIGQPRGQMGPYGGQRMPQQGYPSGRTQNLPMKRPYPGDASYGGQQCGPNGQFTPQQGQYAAPNGSRSLLSPNYPSQRVPGQGQNPGQYPPSGPGLGHFYKPTRPMGNYSHSPLPGNPTPPMTPGNSIPSYLSPSPDVKPPFPPDIKPGMSSLPPPSSCGEELRLTFPVRDGVVLEPFRLEHNLAVSNHVFHLRPSVHQTLMWRSDLELQFKCYHHEDRQMNTNWPASVQVSVNATPLTIERGDNKTSHKPLLLKQVCQPGRNTIQITVTACCCSHLFVLQLVHRPSVRSVLQGLLKKRLLPAEHCITKVKRNFSSVVVSAGTGGINSEDGVEQTAIKVSLKCPITFRRIQLPSRGHDCKHVQCFDLESYLQLNCERGTWRCPVCNKTALLEGLEVDQYMWGILNAVQNSEFEEVTIDPSCSWRPVPVKPDGKIKEDPDGPLLKRLKSMSPSQMVLPNVMDMIAQLGPGLRPYSGASTLSQQNSTNHGEFHSQGNSYQGHGSFDYPHSNVAEGSVNELMQGSQLSHPPSDPPTSSLLPADKPLPLCPIDTVSRADQSQNPLHHSLHGSPHSISQLGQLVQHSSPCQPSRPSPNQQTQAPGSRMHPDLTFNPSNSLEGQTGGQGISDIPEPSLDLLPDLANPDDLLSYLDPPELPSSSNDDLLSLFENN; via the exons ctctccTGTCTTCATGGTGTGAGGAGTTGGGGCGGCTCCTCCTGCTTCGGCAccagaggaacagacagaacGATCCTGCGGCAAAAACTCCCATACAGAGCAGCATGAAACCCGCACTTAGCCATGG CGATGGATCTTATCCATTTGATTCTGTTCCTTGGCAACAGAACACTAATCAGGCACCTGGATCAGTCTCTGTAGTAACCACTGTCTGGGGTGTGACCAACACCTCCCAGAGTCAG gtttTGGGGAACAATATGACAAATCCCAACCCCCATATGAACCCTGCTAGTAACCCAATGGCTGGAGGGATAGGAGGGGCCATGACCCCAGGGCCGTTTCCTGGGCAACAGCAGCAGTTCTCAGCCAAGGGTGGGGGCAATGAGAGCTACATGCAGCAGGGCATGTATGGGAGGGGCAGCTACCCTGAGCCAGGGGCATACGGGGGCAG TTATGGGGGAGGTACTAATGGCCCTGGTGCAATGGGCATTAATCCAAACTCCCGCCCCCATTCTGACTTCAGCcaaccagctgctgctgctgctgctgctgctgttgctgctgcagctgccacAGCAACTGCTACTGCCACGGCAACAGTTGCTGCCCTTCAAGAGACCCAGAACAAGGACATGAGTCAGTATGGGCCA ATGTGCTCTTCGTTCCAGATGGGTGCGAACCAGACGTATGGGGGGCAGTTCCTTAGCACCGCTGCCCCACGAGGACCCCCAGCTCTCCAGAGCTCTCTGACCCCAGGGGGCATGGCAGGTACTCCCATGGGCATTGGACAACCCCGGGGGCAGATGGGGCCTTATGGAGGTCAGAGAATGCCCCAGCAGGGTTACCCCAGTGGCCGCACACAGAACCTGCCTATGAAGAGGCCCTACCCTGGAGAT GCTAGCTATGGCGGGCAGCAATGTGGACCAAACGGACAGTTTACACCCCAGCAGGGGCAGTACGCTGCACCAAATGGCTCCAGGTCCTTACTCTCCCCTAACTATCCCAGCCAGAGGGTCCCAGGGCAGGGGCAGAACCCTGGGCAGTACCCCCCCAGTGGGCCAGGCCTAGGGCACTTCTATAAG CCTACAAGGCCAATGGGTAACTACTCCCATTCTCCATTGCCGGGGAACCCCACGCCCCCGATGACCCCAGGAAATAGTATTCCATCATATCTGTCACCAAGTCCGGATGTTAAACCTCCCTTCCCTCCAGACATCAAACCTGGCATGAGCTCTCTGCCGCCCCCCA GTAGCTGTGGGGAGGAGCTGAGGTTAACATTCCCTGTGCGGGACGGTGTGGTGCTGGAGCCCTTCAGACTGGAACACAACCTGGCCGTCAGTAACCACGTATTCCACCTGCGGCCCTCTGTCCATCAGACCCTGATGTGGAg GTCTGACTTAGAGCTACAGTTTAAGTGCTACCATCACGAGGACCGTCAGATGAACACTAACTGGCCTGCATCGGTGCAGGTGAGCGTCAATGCCACACCACTCACCATCGAGCGCGGAGACAACAAGACATCCCACAAACCCCTGCTCCTCAAGCAAGTGTGCCAGCCTGGAAGGAACACCATCCAGATCACTGTCACAGCCTGCTGCTGT TCGCACCTATTCGTGCTGCAGCTGGTGCACAGACCGTCTGTGCGCTCCGTTCTACAGGGTTTACTGAAAAAACGCCTGCTGCCTGCTGAACACTGCATCACTAAAG TGAAGAGAAATTTCAGCAGCGTCGTGGTTTCTGCTGGTACTGGTGGTATAAACAGCGAGGATGGGGTGGAGCAGACAGCCATTAAGGTCTCACTGAAATGTCCCATCACATTCCGGCGGATCCAGCTTCCGTCACGGGGACATGACTGCAAACATGTGCAG TGTTTCGATTTGGAATCATATTTGCAGCTAAACTGCGAGAGAGGAACCTGGAGATGTCCTGTGTGCAA taAAACCGCCCTGTTAGAGGGTTTGGAGGTCGATCAGTACATGTGGGGAATTTTGAACGCTGTCCAGAA TTCGGAGTTTGAGGAAGTGACAATCGACCCGTCATGTAGCTGGCGGCCGGTGCCGGTCAAACCAGACGGTAAGATCAAGGAGGACCCAGATGGGCCACTGCTCAAGCGCCTTAAGAGCATGAGCCCTAGCCAGATGGTGCTGCCCAATGTGATGGATATGATTGCACAGCTGGGGCCTGGGCTAAGGCCGTACTCCGGTGCAAGCACTCTGTCCCAACAAAACAGCACGAACCATGGCGAGTTCCATAGCCAAG GTAACAGTTACCAGGGCCATGGTAGCTTTGATTATCCCCATAGCAATGTAGCAGAAGGATCAGTGAATGAGTTGATGCAGGGGTCACAACTGTCCCACCCCCCCTCAGACCCACCCACCAGCAGCCTTCTGCCAGCGGACAAACCTCTCCCACTCTGCCCCATAGACACG GTCTCTCGTGCAGATCAATCCCAGAATCCCTTACATCACAGTTTACATGGGTCTCCACACTCCATTAGTCAATTAGGACAGCTGGTTCAACACAGTAGCCCATGTCAGCCCTCCAGACCATCCCCCAATCAGCAGACCCAAGCCCCTGGCAGCCGCATGCACCCAGACTTGACCTTTAACCCTTCGAACAGCTTGGAGGGCCAGACAGGAGGACAGGGAATCTCAGACATACCGGAGCCTTCTTTAGAT CTTCTCCCTGACTTGGCCAACCCAGATGACCTGCTGTCCTACCTGGACCCACCAGAGCTTCCGAGCAGCAGCAATGATGACCTGCTCTCGCTCTTTGAGAacaactga
- the LOC113581561 gene encoding zinc finger MIZ domain-containing protein 1-like isoform X1, whose amino-acid sequence MASFSSMDRHIQQTNDRLLCIKQHLQNPANFQTAATELLDWCSDQRAFQRPFEQSLMGCLTVVSRVATQRGFDMDLGYRLLAVCAANREKFTPKSAALLSSWCEELGRLLLLRHQRNRQNDPAAKTPIQSSMKPALSHGDGSYPFDSVPWQQNTNQAPGSVSVVTTVWGVTNTSQSQVLGNNMTNPNPHMNPASNPMAGGIGGAMTPGPFPGQQQQFSAKGGGNESYMQQGMYGRGSYPEPGAYGGSYGGGTNGPGAMGINPNSRPHSDFSQPAAAAAAAAVAAAAATATATATATVAALQETQNKDMSQYGPMCSSFQMGANQTYGGQFLSTAAPRGPPALQSSLTPGGMAGTPMGIGQPRGQMGPYGGQRMPQQGYPSGRTQNLPMKRPYPGDASYGGQQCGPNGQFTPQQGQYAAPNGSRSLLSPNYPSQRVPGQGQNPGQYPPSGPGLGHFYKQEPFNSPSNNFSGSFQYSQGNTSGPTRPMGNYSHSPLPGNPTPPMTPGNSIPSYLSPSPDVKPPFPPDIKPGMSSLPPPSSCGEELRLTFPVRDGVVLEPFRLEHNLAVSNHVFHLRPSVHQTLMWRSDLELQFKCYHHEDRQMNTNWPASVQVSVNATPLTIERGDNKTSHKPLLLKQVCQPGRNTIQITVTACCCSHLFVLQLVHRPSVRSVLQGLLKKRLLPAEHCITKVKRNFSSVVVSAGTGGINSEDGVEQTAIKVSLKCPITFRRIQLPSRGHDCKHVQCFDLESYLQLNCERGTWRCPVCNKTALLEGLEVDQYMWGILNAVQNSEFEEVTIDPSCSWRPVPVKPDGKIKEDPDGPLLKRLKSMSPSQMVLPNVMDMIAQLGPGLRPYSGASTLSQQNSTNHGEFHSQGNSYQGHGSFDYPHSNVAEGSVNELMQGSQLSHPPSDPPTSSLLPADKPLPLCPIDTVSRADQSQNPLHHSLHGSPHSISQLGQLVQHSSPCQPSRPSPNQQTQAPGSRMHPDLTFNPSNSLEGQTGGQGISDIPEPSLDLLPDLANPDDLLSYLDPPELPSSSNDDLLSLFENN is encoded by the exons ctctccTGTCTTCATGGTGTGAGGAGTTGGGGCGGCTCCTCCTGCTTCGGCAccagaggaacagacagaacGATCCTGCGGCAAAAACTCCCATACAGAGCAGCATGAAACCCGCACTTAGCCATGG CGATGGATCTTATCCATTTGATTCTGTTCCTTGGCAACAGAACACTAATCAGGCACCTGGATCAGTCTCTGTAGTAACCACTGTCTGGGGTGTGACCAACACCTCCCAGAGTCAG gtttTGGGGAACAATATGACAAATCCCAACCCCCATATGAACCCTGCTAGTAACCCAATGGCTGGAGGGATAGGAGGGGCCATGACCCCAGGGCCGTTTCCTGGGCAACAGCAGCAGTTCTCAGCCAAGGGTGGGGGCAATGAGAGCTACATGCAGCAGGGCATGTATGGGAGGGGCAGCTACCCTGAGCCAGGGGCATACGGGGGCAG TTATGGGGGAGGTACTAATGGCCCTGGTGCAATGGGCATTAATCCAAACTCCCGCCCCCATTCTGACTTCAGCcaaccagctgctgctgctgctgctgctgctgttgctgctgcagctgccacAGCAACTGCTACTGCCACGGCAACAGTTGCTGCCCTTCAAGAGACCCAGAACAAGGACATGAGTCAGTATGGGCCA ATGTGCTCTTCGTTCCAGATGGGTGCGAACCAGACGTATGGGGGGCAGTTCCTTAGCACCGCTGCCCCACGAGGACCCCCAGCTCTCCAGAGCTCTCTGACCCCAGGGGGCATGGCAGGTACTCCCATGGGCATTGGACAACCCCGGGGGCAGATGGGGCCTTATGGAGGTCAGAGAATGCCCCAGCAGGGTTACCCCAGTGGCCGCACACAGAACCTGCCTATGAAGAGGCCCTACCCTGGAGAT GCTAGCTATGGCGGGCAGCAATGTGGACCAAACGGACAGTTTACACCCCAGCAGGGGCAGTACGCTGCACCAAATGGCTCCAGGTCCTTACTCTCCCCTAACTATCCCAGCCAGAGGGTCCCAGGGCAGGGGCAGAACCCTGGGCAGTACCCCCCCAGTGGGCCAGGCCTAGGGCACTTCTATAAG cagGAGCCTTTTAACTCTCCGAGTAATAACTTCAGTGGCAGCTTCCAGTACAGTCAGGGGAATACGAGCGGC CCTACAAGGCCAATGGGTAACTACTCCCATTCTCCATTGCCGGGGAACCCCACGCCCCCGATGACCCCAGGAAATAGTATTCCATCATATCTGTCACCAAGTCCGGATGTTAAACCTCCCTTCCCTCCAGACATCAAACCTGGCATGAGCTCTCTGCCGCCCCCCA GTAGCTGTGGGGAGGAGCTGAGGTTAACATTCCCTGTGCGGGACGGTGTGGTGCTGGAGCCCTTCAGACTGGAACACAACCTGGCCGTCAGTAACCACGTATTCCACCTGCGGCCCTCTGTCCATCAGACCCTGATGTGGAg GTCTGACTTAGAGCTACAGTTTAAGTGCTACCATCACGAGGACCGTCAGATGAACACTAACTGGCCTGCATCGGTGCAGGTGAGCGTCAATGCCACACCACTCACCATCGAGCGCGGAGACAACAAGACATCCCACAAACCCCTGCTCCTCAAGCAAGTGTGCCAGCCTGGAAGGAACACCATCCAGATCACTGTCACAGCCTGCTGCTGT TCGCACCTATTCGTGCTGCAGCTGGTGCACAGACCGTCTGTGCGCTCCGTTCTACAGGGTTTACTGAAAAAACGCCTGCTGCCTGCTGAACACTGCATCACTAAAG TGAAGAGAAATTTCAGCAGCGTCGTGGTTTCTGCTGGTACTGGTGGTATAAACAGCGAGGATGGGGTGGAGCAGACAGCCATTAAGGTCTCACTGAAATGTCCCATCACATTCCGGCGGATCCAGCTTCCGTCACGGGGACATGACTGCAAACATGTGCAG TGTTTCGATTTGGAATCATATTTGCAGCTAAACTGCGAGAGAGGAACCTGGAGATGTCCTGTGTGCAA taAAACCGCCCTGTTAGAGGGTTTGGAGGTCGATCAGTACATGTGGGGAATTTTGAACGCTGTCCAGAA TTCGGAGTTTGAGGAAGTGACAATCGACCCGTCATGTAGCTGGCGGCCGGTGCCGGTCAAACCAGACGGTAAGATCAAGGAGGACCCAGATGGGCCACTGCTCAAGCGCCTTAAGAGCATGAGCCCTAGCCAGATGGTGCTGCCCAATGTGATGGATATGATTGCACAGCTGGGGCCTGGGCTAAGGCCGTACTCCGGTGCAAGCACTCTGTCCCAACAAAACAGCACGAACCATGGCGAGTTCCATAGCCAAG GTAACAGTTACCAGGGCCATGGTAGCTTTGATTATCCCCATAGCAATGTAGCAGAAGGATCAGTGAATGAGTTGATGCAGGGGTCACAACTGTCCCACCCCCCCTCAGACCCACCCACCAGCAGCCTTCTGCCAGCGGACAAACCTCTCCCACTCTGCCCCATAGACACG GTCTCTCGTGCAGATCAATCCCAGAATCCCTTACATCACAGTTTACATGGGTCTCCACACTCCATTAGTCAATTAGGACAGCTGGTTCAACACAGTAGCCCATGTCAGCCCTCCAGACCATCCCCCAATCAGCAGACCCAAGCCCCTGGCAGCCGCATGCACCCAGACTTGACCTTTAACCCTTCGAACAGCTTGGAGGGCCAGACAGGAGGACAGGGAATCTCAGACATACCGGAGCCTTCTTTAGAT CTTCTCCCTGACTTGGCCAACCCAGATGACCTGCTGTCCTACCTGGACCCACCAGAGCTTCCGAGCAGCAGCAATGATGACCTGCTCTCGCTCTTTGAGAacaactga